From Corynebacterium frankenforstense DSM 45800, the proteins below share one genomic window:
- a CDS encoding SpaH/EbpB family LPXTG-anchored major pilin, with protein sequence MFKVERVSDIDLTTAEGWLAAERLAKGGTDAVNDPTLKVETGVELTTGENGQATFENLPLGLYRVTETVAPEGHNRSTPFFVTVPMTNPQDRNAWMYNIHIYPKNQPFETEMTKTVVDANKNAGDDVDYTLTTTLPDYQKFGRFQIVDLFDANRLEANAESVTSVTAGGQPFTQGTDYTVAVQNETGRLYVIFTEAGRAKLDALKGDARKVQVKLSMKVKEIEGDETGPVDNSFTVIENPDGSPEDPDVPGEPPENPPEPEDKPKSYFGNVKIVKQDTGETGLQGAVFDVYRCNEAADGEKQKDNLEGGPIRKGVTTEANGEARVNGLHVNDFVDGKDGNRLLPG encoded by the coding sequence GTGTTCAAGGTCGAGCGTGTCAGCGACATCGACCTGACCACCGCCGAGGGCTGGCTCGCCGCCGAGAGGCTGGCCAAGGGCGGCACCGACGCGGTCAACGATCCCACCCTTAAAGTCGAGACGGGCGTCGAGCTGACCACCGGTGAGAACGGTCAGGCCACGTTCGAGAACCTGCCGCTGGGCCTGTACCGCGTCACGGAGACCGTCGCGCCGGAGGGCCACAACCGCTCCACCCCGTTCTTCGTCACCGTGCCGATGACCAACCCGCAGGACCGCAACGCGTGGATGTACAACATCCACATCTATCCGAAGAACCAGCCCTTCGAGACCGAGATGACCAAGACGGTCGTCGACGCCAACAAGAACGCCGGCGACGACGTCGACTACACGCTGACCACCACACTGCCGGACTACCAGAAGTTCGGCCGCTTCCAGATCGTCGACCTCTTCGACGCCAACCGCCTCGAGGCGAACGCCGAATCCGTCACCTCCGTGACCGCCGGCGGTCAGCCGTTCACCCAGGGCACCGACTACACCGTCGCCGTCCAGAACGAGACCGGGCGGCTCTACGTGATCTTCACCGAGGCCGGCCGCGCCAAGCTGGACGCGCTCAAAGGTGACGCCCGCAAGGTCCAGGTCAAGCTGTCGATGAAGGTCAAGGAGATCGAGGGCGACGAGACCGGCCCGGTCGACAACTCCTTCACCGTCATCGAGAACCCGGACGGCAGCCCGGAGGACCCGGACGTTCCGGGCGAGCCGCCGGAGAACCCGCCGGAGCCGGAGGACAAGCCGAAGTCCTACTTCGGCAACGTCAAGATCGTCAAGCAGGACACCGGCGAGACGGGGCTCCAGGGCGCCGTCTTCGACGTGTACCGCTGCAACGAGGCCGCCGACGGCGAAAAGCAGAAGGACAATCTCGAGGGCGGTCCGATCCGCAAAGGCGTGACCACAGAGGCCAACGGTGAGGCCCGCGTCAACGGCCTGCACGTCAACGACTTCGTCGACGGCAAGGATGGTAACCGGTTACTGCCTGGTTGA
- a CDS encoding LPXTG cell wall anchor domain-containing protein yields MVTGYCLVETTAPQGHELQADAIYFVVNKGATETVGLTNVTVKDVQRNAGFELPLTGGNGIWLILAAGGLLVVIGGGYYYVSKRRENA; encoded by the coding sequence ATGGTAACCGGTTACTGCCTGGTTGAGACCACGGCCCCGCAGGGCCACGAGCTGCAGGCCGACGCGATCTACTTCGTGGTCAACAAGGGCGCCACCGAGACCGTCGGCCTGACCAACGTGACCGTCAAGGACGTCCAGCGCAACGCCGGCTTCGAGCTGCCCCTGACCGGTGGCAACGGCATCTGGCTGATCCTGGCCGCCGGCGGCCTGCTCGTCGTCATCGGCGGCGGCTACTACTACGTGTCCAAGCGCCGCGAGAACGCCTAA
- the ilvD gene encoding dihydroxy-acid dehydratase codes for MFPLRSKVTTVGRSAAGARALWRATGTGEHEFGKPIVAIVNSYTQFVPGHVHLKNVGEIVADAVRAAGGVPKEFNTIAVDDGIAMGHGGMLYSLPSREIIADSVEYMVNAHTADAMVCISNCDKITPGMLNAAMRLNIPAVFVSGGPMEAGKAVVVDGVAHAPTDLITAMSASASDQVSDEGLAQVENFACPTCGSCSGMFTANSMNCLTEALGLSLPGNGSTLATHAARRRLFEEAGRRVVELCDRYYGREDESVLPRSIATKHAFQNAMSLDMAMGGSTNTVLHILAAAQEGEVDFDLSDIDALSYDIPCLSKVAPNSNYHMEDVHRAGGIPAILGELRRAGKLHEDVHTVAYPSLDEWLDDWDIRGGKAIDEAVELYHAAPGGVRTTEPFSQDNRWDELDVDPVDGCIHDVEHAYTADGGLVILRGNLAPDGAVIKSAGVDQSLWKFTGPAHVFESQEEAVSGILNRDIVPGEVLVIRYEGPSGGPGMQEMLHPTSFLKGSGLAKKCALITDGRFSGGSSGLSVGHMSPEAAHGGLIGLIENGDPISIDVHGREINLDLDDAEIAKRRAAMEAREKPWTPVDRPRKVSRALRAYAAMATSADKGAVRRLPDES; via the coding sequence GTGTTTCCCCTGCGTTCCAAAGTCACCACGGTCGGCCGCTCGGCGGCCGGCGCCCGCGCCCTGTGGCGCGCCACCGGCACCGGCGAGCACGAGTTCGGCAAGCCGATCGTCGCGATCGTCAACTCCTACACCCAGTTCGTGCCCGGCCACGTCCACCTGAAGAACGTCGGCGAGATCGTCGCCGACGCCGTGCGCGCCGCCGGCGGCGTGCCCAAGGAGTTCAACACCATCGCCGTCGACGACGGCATCGCCATGGGCCACGGCGGCATGCTCTACTCGCTGCCCAGCCGCGAGATCATCGCCGACTCGGTCGAGTACATGGTCAACGCCCACACCGCCGACGCGATGGTGTGCATCTCCAACTGCGACAAGATCACCCCGGGCATGCTCAACGCCGCCATGCGGCTGAACATCCCCGCCGTCTTCGTCTCCGGCGGCCCGATGGAGGCCGGCAAGGCCGTCGTCGTCGACGGCGTGGCCCACGCCCCGACCGACCTGATCACCGCGATGTCCGCCTCCGCCAGCGACCAGGTCTCCGACGAGGGCCTGGCCCAGGTGGAGAACTTCGCCTGCCCCACCTGCGGGTCGTGCTCCGGCATGTTCACCGCCAACTCGATGAACTGCCTGACCGAGGCGCTCGGCCTGTCGCTGCCGGGCAACGGCTCCACGCTGGCCACCCACGCCGCGCGCCGCCGCCTCTTCGAGGAGGCCGGCCGCCGCGTCGTCGAGCTGTGCGACCGCTACTACGGCCGGGAGGACGAGTCCGTCCTGCCGCGCTCCATCGCCACCAAGCACGCCTTCCAGAACGCCATGTCGCTGGACATGGCGATGGGCGGCTCGACCAACACGGTCCTGCACATCCTGGCCGCCGCCCAGGAGGGGGAGGTCGACTTCGACCTGTCCGACATCGACGCGCTGTCCTACGACATCCCGTGCCTGTCCAAGGTCGCGCCGAACTCGAACTACCACATGGAGGACGTCCACCGCGCCGGCGGCATCCCCGCCATCCTCGGCGAGCTGCGCCGCGCCGGAAAGCTCCACGAGGACGTCCACACCGTGGCCTACCCGAGCCTCGACGAGTGGCTGGACGACTGGGACATTCGCGGCGGCAAGGCCATCGACGAGGCCGTCGAGCTCTACCACGCCGCCCCGGGCGGGGTGCGCACCACCGAGCCGTTCTCCCAGGACAACCGCTGGGACGAGCTGGACGTCGACCCGGTCGACGGCTGCATCCACGACGTCGAGCACGCCTACACCGCCGACGGCGGCCTGGTCATCCTGCGCGGCAACCTCGCCCCCGACGGCGCGGTGATCAAGTCCGCCGGCGTCGACCAGTCGCTGTGGAAGTTCACCGGCCCCGCGCACGTCTTCGAGTCCCAGGAGGAGGCGGTCTCCGGCATCCTCAACCGCGACATCGTCCCCGGCGAGGTCCTGGTCATCCGCTACGAGGGGCCCTCCGGCGGGCCGGGCATGCAGGAGATGCTGCACCCGACGTCCTTCCTGAAGGGCTCCGGGCTGGCCAAGAAGTGCGCGCTGATCACCGACGGCCGCTTCTCCGGCGGTTCCTCGGGCCTGTCCGTGGGCCACATGTCCCCGGAGGCCGCCCACGGCGGTCTGATCGGCCTGATCGAGAACGGCGACCCGATCTCCATCGACGTCCACGGCCGCGAGATCAACCTGGACCTCGACGACGCGGAGATCGCGAAGCGGCGCGCCGCCATGGAGGCCCGTGAGAAGCCGTGGACCCCGGTCGACCGCCCGCGCAAGGTCTCCCGCGCGCTGCGCGCCTACGCCGCGATGGCCACCTCGGCCGACAAGGGTGCGGTGCGCCGGCTGCCCGACGAGAGCTAA
- a CDS encoding DoxX family protein: MSEKNDRAGSQPLDDDFDDLDLPTYDPDKDAKTSRPVRGGSTAASSRLSRRDADTADEADKGTDARKGDEAGSSRPRRRPRRTDPYARTGRAAPQSIPPRDPEPEKRAAAEPAADSAETEFLDRPAAGAGAAGAAAGAAGAKGSGAKSGSTRAKRTDRSEPLASDAPTSTRDERRGLRGLRDRRDAEEAPETTVMPAGDSTEPLDIGPTAAGAGAGAAGAGAGAGAATVADERALDDEEVTAPGDLGGLEEEPLDATRRGTTDFGLFLLRLFVSAFLILHSVTVFFRLDGGDGLAGLEADFANYAWSGALSVAVPAAELAAGVFLLLGLITPLFAAVGVVAVGFAALHEIFNSGVGLDVFNWPAEVWLPLVLGGALIALQFTGPGTWSVDRPRGWARRPLASSWIFIVVAVVALGALWWFGAGVNPF; the protein is encoded by the coding sequence ATGAGCGAGAAAAACGACCGGGCCGGATCCCAGCCGCTCGACGACGACTTCGACGACCTGGACCTGCCCACCTACGACCCCGACAAAGACGCCAAGACCTCCCGCCCCGTCCGCGGCGGCTCGACTGCCGCCTCGTCTCGCCTGAGCCGGCGCGACGCCGACACGGCGGACGAGGCCGACAAGGGCACGGACGCCCGCAAGGGCGACGAGGCCGGGTCCTCCCGCCCGCGGCGCCGCCCGCGCCGGACGGACCCCTACGCCCGCACCGGCCGCGCCGCGCCGCAGTCCATCCCGCCGCGTGACCCGGAGCCGGAGAAGCGCGCGGCCGCCGAGCCCGCCGCCGACTCCGCCGAGACCGAGTTCCTCGACCGGCCGGCCGCCGGTGCCGGTGCCGCCGGTGCCGCCGCAGGTGCCGCGGGCGCCAAGGGGTCGGGCGCGAAGAGCGGATCCACGCGCGCCAAGCGGACGGACCGATCCGAGCCGCTGGCCTCCGACGCGCCGACGAGCACCCGCGACGAGCGCCGCGGCCTGCGTGGCCTGCGCGACCGCCGCGACGCGGAGGAGGCCCCGGAGACGACGGTGATGCCGGCCGGCGACTCCACCGAGCCCCTCGACATCGGCCCGACCGCCGCCGGCGCGGGTGCCGGAGCGGCCGGTGCGGGTGCCGGTGCCGGCGCCGCGACCGTCGCCGACGAGCGCGCGCTGGACGACGAGGAGGTCACCGCCCCCGGGGACCTCGGCGGACTCGAGGAGGAGCCGCTGGACGCCACGCGCCGCGGCACCACCGACTTCGGTCTGTTCCTGCTGCGCCTGTTCGTCTCGGCGTTTCTGATCCTGCACTCGGTGACCGTCTTCTTCCGCCTCGACGGCGGCGACGGGCTGGCCGGCCTGGAGGCCGACTTCGCCAACTACGCCTGGTCGGGCGCGCTGTCGGTGGCCGTGCCGGCCGCCGAGCTCGCCGCCGGCGTCTTCCTGCTGCTCGGCCTGATCACCCCGCTGTTCGCGGCGGTGGGCGTCGTGGCCGTCGGCTTCGCCGCCCTGCACGAGATCTTCAATTCCGGCGTCGGCCTCGACGTGTTCAACTGGCCGGCCGAGGTCTGGCTGCCGCTGGTGCTCGGCGGGGCGCTGATCGCCCTGCAGTTCACCGGTCCCGGCACCTGGTCGGTCGACCGCCCGCGCGGCTGGGCCCGTCGCCCGCTGGCCAGCTCGTGGATCTTCATCGTCGTCGCCGTCGTGGCGCTCGGCGCCCTGTGGTGGTTCGGCGCGGGGGTCAACCCGTTCTGA
- a CDS encoding glycosyltransferase family 87 protein — MPDNSSTTDSRTAPDAPDTPGAGTAPPAHPAPVAVLRRLVILIGMATGLAVTAQRVRAFAYPEDTRVLDYALDMAVYREGVRAFLSGGELYSQMMDVDGIKLPFIYPPFGALALSPFAPGWLSHRAAGDLMVVLSGLLVLLCLHLVLRAVVRERDWVLPLTAVSWPAVMVLEPLVLNGEFAQINVVIMALVVLDLVPRKRYLPQGWLIGLAVAIKLSPAAMLLYFLVKRQIRPILTAAVSALVATALGAVVRWDQTREFFGDILLGMGGGGEIGVDPTYTSNSSIKAMIMRFAPTREWLTANDTLVNVLWLVLSLAVIAWGAWLMHRLIARGWDTDAWLVNALVMLLISPISWSHHWVWLGLLFPVAAYRVLSTARPARGVAAVVGLWALLLLTRPLKWAYGDGIDFTELSLLARILVSDSVWLALAFLAVLTVHLVRDPADTHTDAPAAAADAPDTTGASGATAAR; from the coding sequence ATGCCGGACAACTCGAGCACCACGGATTCCCGCACCGCGCCGGACGCCCCCGATACGCCGGGCGCCGGCACGGCCCCGCCCGCCCACCCGGCACCCGTGGCCGTCCTGCGCCGCCTCGTCATCCTCATCGGAATGGCGACCGGGCTGGCGGTCACCGCCCAACGCGTCCGGGCCTTCGCCTACCCGGAGGACACCCGCGTCCTCGACTACGCGCTGGACATGGCCGTCTACCGGGAGGGCGTGCGCGCCTTCCTCTCCGGCGGCGAGCTCTACTCGCAGATGATGGACGTCGACGGCATCAAGCTGCCGTTCATCTACCCGCCCTTCGGGGCGCTGGCCCTCTCCCCCTTCGCGCCGGGCTGGCTCAGCCACCGCGCCGCCGGCGACCTGATGGTCGTCCTCTCCGGGCTGCTGGTCCTGCTGTGCCTCCACCTCGTGCTGCGCGCCGTGGTGCGCGAGCGCGACTGGGTGCTGCCGCTGACGGCTGTCTCCTGGCCCGCGGTGATGGTGCTCGAGCCGCTGGTGCTCAACGGGGAGTTCGCACAGATCAACGTCGTCATCATGGCGCTGGTCGTCCTCGACCTGGTGCCGCGCAAGCGGTACCTGCCGCAGGGTTGGCTGATCGGCCTGGCGGTGGCCATCAAGCTCTCGCCGGCGGCGATGCTGCTGTACTTCCTGGTCAAACGCCAGATCCGGCCGATCCTGACGGCCGCGGTCTCCGCGCTGGTCGCCACCGCGCTCGGTGCGGTGGTGCGCTGGGACCAGACCAGGGAGTTCTTCGGCGACATCCTGCTCGGCATGGGCGGCGGCGGCGAGATCGGCGTGGACCCGACCTACACCTCCAACAGCTCGATCAAGGCGATGATCATGCGCTTCGCGCCGACGCGCGAGTGGCTCACCGCCAACGACACGCTGGTCAACGTCCTCTGGCTGGTGCTCTCCCTGGCGGTCATCGCCTGGGGCGCCTGGCTGATGCACCGGCTGATCGCACGCGGCTGGGACACCGACGCCTGGCTGGTCAACGCACTGGTGATGCTGCTGATCTCCCCGATCAGCTGGTCGCACCACTGGGTCTGGCTCGGCCTGCTCTTCCCCGTGGCCGCCTACCGGGTGCTCTCGACGGCCCGGCCGGCCCGCGGCGTGGCCGCCGTGGTGGGCCTGTGGGCGCTGCTGCTGCTGACCAGGCCGCTCAAGTGGGCCTACGGCGACGGCATCGACTTCACCGAGCTGAGCCTTCTCGCCCGCATCCTCGTCAGCGACTCGGTCTGGCTGGCCCTCGCCTTCCTGGCCGTGCTCACCGTCCACCTGGTCCGAGACCCGGCGGACACGCACACCGACGCCCCGGCCGCGGCAGCCGACGCCCCGGACACCACAGGGGCCTCGGGCGCCACGGCCGCCCGCTGA
- a CDS encoding HNH endonuclease family protein, with the protein MKKFLIALSAVFVLALAIAAKDAPPPGAEREVQTTAVKAPATQPTATETETPAGETSESGVAPGATQPPTPLPGTSASEVADDGAFALLAGLEVKGKAPRTGYEREAFGQRWSDDVTVEFGHNGCDTRNDILRRDLRELEVRPGTHGCVAQTGFLDEPYTGQVRRFDRGTDEASRIHIDHVVALANAWETGAQFWDGDTRRNFANDPRNLLAVDGPANQSKGAGDAATWQPPNKAFRCDYASRQVEVKAAYGLWVTPAEKAALERELGRCPSRAAAP; encoded by the coding sequence ATGAAGAAGTTCCTCATCGCGCTCTCGGCGGTCTTCGTCCTCGCCCTGGCCATCGCCGCGAAGGACGCCCCGCCCCCGGGTGCCGAGCGCGAGGTGCAGACCACCGCCGTGAAGGCCCCTGCCACGCAGCCGACGGCGACGGAGACGGAGACGCCGGCGGGGGAGACGTCGGAAAGCGGGGTCGCGCCGGGCGCGACGCAGCCGCCGACGCCGCTTCCCGGGACGTCGGCGAGCGAGGTGGCCGACGACGGCGCCTTCGCGCTGCTCGCCGGCCTCGAGGTCAAGGGCAAGGCGCCGCGCACCGGCTACGAGCGCGAGGCGTTCGGGCAGCGGTGGAGCGACGACGTCACCGTCGAGTTCGGCCACAACGGCTGCGACACGCGCAACGACATCCTGCGCCGCGACCTGCGCGAGCTCGAGGTGCGCCCGGGCACGCACGGGTGCGTGGCGCAGACGGGGTTCCTCGACGAGCCCTACACGGGGCAGGTGCGCCGCTTCGACCGCGGCACCGACGAGGCCTCGCGCATCCACATCGACCACGTGGTCGCGCTGGCCAACGCGTGGGAGACCGGCGCGCAGTTCTGGGACGGGGACACCCGGCGCAACTTCGCCAACGACCCGCGCAACCTGCTGGCCGTCGACGGCCCGGCCAACCAGTCGAAGGGCGCCGGCGACGCCGCGACCTGGCAGCCGCCGAACAAGGCCTTCCGCTGCGACTACGCCAGCCGCCAGGTCGAGGTGAAGGCCGCCTACGGGCTGTGGGTCACCCCGGCGGAGAAGGCCGCCCTCGAGCGCGAACTCGGGCGCTGCCCCTCCCGCGCGGCAGCCCCGTGA
- a CDS encoding LysR family transcriptional regulator ArgP encodes MNPTHLETLLALVEEGSFEAAAAALGVSPSAVSQRVKAMERDAGRVLVRRTSPVGVTDAGEVLVQAARRMALLQAEAESQLSGRLERVPLSVAVNADSLATWFRPVFAAAAAWGDVALRLRVEDEAHTLALLRRGDVIGAVTREPRAVSGCEVVGLGVMRYRAVATPELRARYSTHEGMDWAHMPALRFGPTDALQDDDLTGRLGRRVPRRRRISHVPSSEAFVEAARAGLGWALLAEPQARPLLLARELVALDDQVLEVPLYWQCWRLESRVLGQLTDAVVAAAAEIN; translated from the coding sequence GTGAACCCGACGCACCTGGAGACCCTGCTCGCCCTCGTCGAGGAGGGCAGCTTCGAGGCCGCCGCCGCGGCGCTCGGCGTGTCCCCCTCGGCGGTCAGCCAGCGGGTCAAGGCCATGGAGCGCGACGCGGGGCGTGTGCTCGTGCGCCGCACCAGCCCGGTCGGGGTGACCGACGCCGGCGAGGTGCTCGTCCAGGCCGCCCGCCGCATGGCCCTGCTGCAGGCGGAGGCCGAGTCGCAGCTGAGCGGCCGGCTCGAGCGCGTGCCGCTGTCGGTGGCCGTCAACGCCGACTCGCTGGCCACCTGGTTCCGTCCCGTCTTCGCGGCCGCGGCCGCCTGGGGTGACGTCGCCCTGCGCCTGCGTGTCGAGGACGAGGCGCACACCCTCGCGCTGCTGCGTCGCGGCGACGTGATCGGCGCCGTGACCCGCGAGCCGCGTGCCGTCTCCGGCTGCGAGGTCGTGGGCCTCGGGGTGATGCGCTACCGCGCGGTGGCCACCCCGGAGCTGCGGGCGCGGTACTCGACCCACGAGGGCATGGACTGGGCGCACATGCCGGCGCTGCGTTTCGGGCCCACCGACGCGCTCCAGGACGACGACTTGACCGGCCGGCTCGGCCGGCGCGTGCCGCGGCGGCGCCGGATCAGCCACGTGCCCAGCTCGGAGGCCTTCGTCGAGGCCGCCCGGGCCGGGCTCGGCTGGGCGCTGCTCGCGGAGCCGCAGGCGCGCCCGCTGCTGCTCGCGCGCGAGCTGGTCGCCCTCGACGACCAGGTCCTCGAGGTGCCGCTGTACTGGCAGTGCTGGCGCCTCGAGTCCCGCGTGCTCGGCCAGCTGACCGACGCCGTGGTCGCCGCGGCGGCCGAGATAAACTGA
- a CDS encoding PH domain-containing protein, producing the protein MTSAAERPVDFRPERTHLLVGAIMTVIMLIPIGSAPLALGWTLIFPAAYLWWILRARTRVGAEGITARYAFRAARSASWDELAGVGFTGPRAVARLEDGSEFVLPAVTFNSIPALAEASGGRITDALSAAREAVDDMVTITRADGTQRLVTREEFAALVDAGRVRPMASAAAGDAQESEGTEIAHGSGSTRVSGSSRAAGDLGEAGRPGEGHRAPAEADRPEARG; encoded by the coding sequence ATGACTTCCGCAGCCGAGCGCCCCGTCGACTTCCGTCCCGAGCGCACGCACCTGCTCGTCGGCGCGATCATGACCGTGATCATGCTCATCCCGATCGGGTCGGCGCCGCTGGCGCTCGGCTGGACACTCATCTTCCCCGCCGCGTACCTGTGGTGGATCCTGCGCGCCCGCACCCGCGTCGGCGCCGAGGGGATCACCGCCCGCTACGCCTTCCGCGCCGCCCGCTCGGCCTCCTGGGACGAGCTGGCCGGCGTCGGCTTCACCGGCCCGCGCGCCGTCGCCCGCCTCGAGGACGGCTCCGAGTTCGTCCTGCCCGCGGTCACCTTCAACTCGATCCCCGCCCTCGCCGAGGCGTCGGGCGGACGAATTACCGACGCGCTGAGCGCCGCGCGCGAGGCCGTGGACGACATGGTCACCATCACCCGCGCCGACGGCACCCAGCGCCTGGTCACCCGCGAGGAGTTCGCCGCGCTCGTCGACGCCGGCCGGGTACGCCCCATGGCCTCGGCCGCCGCCGGCGACGCCCAGGAGTCCGAGGGCACCGAGATCGCCCACGGCTCCGGGAGCACCCGGGTATCCGGGTCCTCCCGGGCCGCCGGGGACCTAGGCGAGGCCGGCCGCCCCGGCGAGGGCCACCGCGCCCCCGCCGAGGCCGACCGGCCCGAGGCCCGCGGCTAG
- a CDS encoding LysE/ArgO family amino acid transporter, with protein sequence MTTSVISVVLAGFLLGISLIVAMGPQNILLIKQGIRREGITAVVTVCLLSDVILFIAGVLGVGKLTETFPAALDVLRWVGAVYLAWFAFASFRDCLRPKKEREQPLSVIEEAEPQTAEAARAADTATGATASAQATASGATSASGGTADGNWTGSTAVDTRERGTAPRTPHDGGAQDGALRTGKNRPTWFKPMLAAIALTWLNPGAYLDSLVMIGGIAQQYGDPGAWWFITGCLGASAVWYIGVGYGAGLLSRPLSSPKVWRVLNGVFGVILVYLVWRLVTM encoded by the coding sequence ATGACCACGTCCGTGATTTCCGTCGTCCTCGCCGGCTTCCTGCTGGGCATCTCTCTGATCGTCGCGATGGGCCCGCAGAACATCCTGCTGATCAAGCAGGGCATCCGACGCGAGGGCATCACGGCCGTCGTGACGGTCTGCCTGCTCTCCGACGTCATCCTCTTCATCGCCGGAGTGCTCGGCGTGGGCAAGCTGACCGAGACCTTCCCCGCCGCGCTCGACGTGCTGCGCTGGGTGGGCGCGGTCTACCTGGCCTGGTTCGCCTTCGCCTCCTTCCGCGACTGCCTGCGCCCGAAGAAGGAGCGCGAACAGCCCCTCTCGGTGATCGAGGAGGCCGAGCCGCAGACCGCCGAGGCCGCCCGGGCCGCGGACACGGCGACGGGTGCGACGGCGAGTGCGCAGGCGACGGCGAGCGGCGCGACGTCGGCAAGCGGCGGCACGGCCGACGGCAACTGGACCGGCTCGACGGCGGTGGACACCCGCGAGCGCGGCACCGCCCCGCGCACCCCGCACGACGGCGGTGCGCAGGACGGAGCGCTCCGCACGGGCAAGAACCGTCCGACCTGGTTCAAGCCGATGCTCGCCGCGATCGCGCTGACCTGGCTCAACCCGGGTGCCTACCTGGACAGTCTCGTGATGATCGGTGGCATCGCGCAGCAGTACGGCGACCCGGGCGCATGGTGGTTCATCACCGGCTGCCTCGGTGCCTCCGCGGTGTGGTACATCGGCGTCGGCTACGGCGCCGGGCTGCTCTCCAGGCCGCTGTCCAGCCCGAAGGTGTGGCGGGTGCTCAACGGCGTCTTCGGCGTCATCCTCGTCTACCTGGTCTGGCGCCTGGTCACCATGTGA
- a CDS encoding glutathione S-transferase family protein produces MAHEEDWAGDAKNASPDGEFVRDTTYITDRLTAELAPGSAPRPREDGAFDWPVEAGRYRLIGARACPWAHRTIITRRLLGLEDAISLGLAGPTHDKRSWRFDLDPEGVDPVLRIPRLQDAYLARFPEYPRGITVPALVEVASGKVVTNDFPTIPVDFNDQWRGLAREGAPDLYPAELREEIDAVSKRVYTEVNNGVYRCGFAGSQEAYESAYHRLWTALDWLEERLSESRYLVGGHITLADIYLYPTLVRFDPVYHGHFKASRNKITEMPALWGYLRDLWQTPGFGDTTDILEIKQHYYAVHTDVNPTGVVPLGPDMTGLNTPHGREELPGTPFAEGVTLPGPVPAGEEVKNPDLSA; encoded by the coding sequence GTGGCACACGAGGAGGACTGGGCCGGCGACGCGAAGAACGCCTCGCCGGACGGCGAGTTCGTCCGCGACACGACCTACATCACCGACCGCCTGACCGCCGAACTGGCGCCGGGCTCCGCGCCGCGCCCCCGCGAGGACGGCGCCTTCGACTGGCCCGTCGAGGCCGGCCGCTACCGGCTCATCGGCGCGCGGGCCTGCCCGTGGGCGCACCGCACCATCATCACCCGCCGCCTGCTGGGCCTCGAGGACGCGATCTCGCTGGGCCTGGCCGGCCCCACCCACGACAAGCGCTCCTGGCGCTTCGACCTGGACCCCGAGGGGGTGGATCCCGTGCTGCGCATCCCGCGCCTGCAGGACGCCTACCTCGCGCGCTTCCCCGAGTACCCGCGCGGGATCACCGTGCCCGCGCTCGTCGAGGTCGCCAGCGGCAAGGTGGTCACCAACGACTTCCCCACCATCCCCGTCGACTTCAACGACCAGTGGCGCGGGCTGGCGCGCGAGGGCGCGCCGGACCTCTACCCCGCCGAACTGCGCGAGGAGATCGACGCGGTTTCCAAGCGGGTCTACACCGAGGTCAACAACGGCGTCTACCGCTGCGGCTTCGCCGGCTCTCAGGAGGCCTACGAGTCCGCCTACCACCGGCTGTGGACCGCACTCGACTGGCTCGAGGAAAGGTTGAGCGAGAGCCGCTACCTGGTCGGCGGGCACATCACGCTCGCGGACATCTACCTCTACCCCACCCTGGTGCGCTTCGACCCCGTCTACCACGGTCACTTCAAGGCCTCGCGCAACAAGATCACCGAGATGCCCGCGCTGTGGGGCTACCTGCGCGACCTGTGGCAGACCCCCGGATTCGGCGACACCACCGACATCCTCGAGATCAAGCAGCACTATTACGCGGTGCACACCGACGTCAACCCCACCGGTGTGGTGCCGCTGGGCCCGGACATGACCGGCCTGAACACCCCGCACGGACGCGAGGAGCTGCCCGGCACCCCCTTCGCCGAGGGCGTGACCCTGCCCGGGCCGGTGCCCGCGGGCGAGGAAGTCAAGAACCCGGACTTGTCCGCTTAG